In one Amaranthus tricolor cultivar Red isolate AtriRed21 chromosome 8, ASM2621246v1, whole genome shotgun sequence genomic region, the following are encoded:
- the LOC130820298 gene encoding probable LRR receptor-like serine/threonine-protein kinase At4g36180 → MAYNLPNIFLSFTIFLFTISTLFNNAVSKTYWTDVHVLKQIKQGIVPDSLSPGSCISSWDFSVDPCDNLFSDKFTCGFTCEDVVWGNHYISRVTELGLDQASYSASLSSVSWNLPFLRSLDLTGNNFSGPIPASLSNLTRLTKLILSRNSLSGAIPDSVGKLTNLEELVLDNNALVGPIPKSFSGFIDLKRLEIQGNQLSGDFPDLSRLSTLSFMDCSENKISGKVPTNFPASLVEISMRNNDLSGNLKHEIVTKLPFLQVLDLSFNQLSGSVPASLFTHPILQQLSLSNNDFTSIEVPSGLGSTESGLIAIDLSNNQLSGLLPLFLGLMPKLSALTLENNKLMGLIPTQFALKTVWPGPGMAPFERLLLGGNFLFGPIPDPLMRLEPGSIHINLADNCLLVCPDTLFFCQGGDQKSSEECRNSIGIP, encoded by the coding sequence ATGGCTTATAATCTTCCCAACATTTTCTTATCCTTTACTATATTTCTCTTCACCATTTCAACCCTTTTCAACAATGCAGTTTCCAAAACTTACTGGACAGATGTTCACGTTTTGAAGCAAATCAAACAAGGTATCGTTCCTGACTCACTGAGTCCTGGTTCCTGTATTAGTTCTTGGGATTTTTCAGTTGACCCTTGTGATAATCTCTTCTCTGATAAGTTTACTTGTGGCTTTACCTGTGAAGACGTCGTTTGGGGTAACCATTATATCAGCCGAGTTACTGAACTCGGTCTTGACCAGGCGAGTTACTCAGCTTCTCTTTCTTCTGTTTCTTGGAACCTTCCATTTTTACGTTCTCTTGACCTTACTGGGAATAACTTTTCTGGGCCTATACCTGCTTCTTTGTCAAACTTAACTCGCTTAACTAAACTCATTCTTTCTCGTAACTCGCTCTCTGGTGCAATCCCTGACTCAGTGGGTAAACTCACTAACCTAGAAGAACTCGTTTTGGATAATAATGCTTTAGTGGGTCCCATCCCAAAGAGCTTTTCTGGGTTCATCgatttgaagaggttagaaattCAGGGGAATCAACTCAGTGGCGATTTTCCTGATCTGAGTCGACTCAGTACACTGAGTTTTATGGATTGTAGTGAAAATAAAATCTCTGGGAAAGTTCCAACTAATTTTCCTGCTTCATTGGTAGAGATTTCAATGAGGAACAATGATTTAAGTGGGAATTTGAAGCATGAAATCGTTACAAAATTGCCATTTTTACAAGTCTTAGACCTGAGTTTTAACCAACTCAGTGGGTCAGTCCCAGCGAGTCTGTTCACTCACCCGATTCTTCAACAGCTTTCTCTTTCCAACAATGATTTTACTTCAATTGAAGTACCGAGTGGACTCGGTAGTACTGAGTCAGGGTTAATAGCGATTGATCTTAGTAATAATCAATTGAGTGGTCTTCTACCATTATTTTTGGGCCTAATGCCGAAATTATCAGCTTTAACGCtggaaaataataaattgatgGGCCTAATTCCGACCCAATTTGCATTGAAAACAGTTTGGCCTGGGCCGGGTATGGCCccatttgagagactattattGGGCGGTAATTTCTTGTTTGGGCCCATACCCGACCCATTAATGAGGCTGGAGCCTGGTTCGATCCATATTAATTTGGCGGATAATTGTTTGTTGGTGTGCCCGGATACCCTATTTTTTTGCCAAGGTGGTGATCAAAAGTCTTCAGAGGAGTGTAGGAATAGTATTGGAATTCCttga